The Candidatus Hydrogenedentota bacterium genome window below encodes:
- a CDS encoding alcohol dehydrogenase catalytic domain-containing protein, protein MKIKAAQWVAPGEIRLIEMEKPAPGPGEVLVRVESVGVCGSDIHYFLHGRIGENRLKGPTILGHEYAGIVEAAGQGADPGLVGRRVAVEPGIPCGACEWCRSGRYNVCEGMVFPGGPGVDGALREYMAAPADHCFPVPQGMSAAVAAMIEPAAVAVHTVELARLRPGDTVFVAGLGPIGLLTAQVARICGAAAVYGADLLPCRVAAGRGHGVDEAFQAASGGMAAGARATVDWLFSRTGGRGADVAFDCTNSSDGILVAMHCARPAGRVVLTGISGAEEDPVPVSVARRRGLGVQWCRRFLSNYPATLALAASGRLDVGSLVTHSFPLERAQEAFQLVADYADGVLKASVDF, encoded by the coding sequence ATGAAGATCAAGGCTGCGCAGTGGGTTGCACCGGGGGAAATCCGGCTGATCGAGATGGAGAAGCCCGCCCCCGGCCCCGGCGAGGTCCTGGTGCGCGTGGAGTCCGTGGGCGTCTGCGGCTCGGACATCCACTATTTCCTCCACGGCCGCATCGGCGAAAACCGGCTCAAGGGCCCGACCATTCTCGGACATGAGTACGCAGGCATCGTCGAGGCGGCGGGGCAGGGGGCCGACCCCGGCCTGGTCGGCCGCCGGGTGGCGGTCGAGCCGGGCATTCCCTGCGGCGCCTGCGAATGGTGCCGCTCCGGGCGCTACAACGTCTGCGAGGGCATGGTGTTTCCCGGCGGCCCCGGCGTGGACGGCGCCCTGCGCGAGTACATGGCTGCCCCCGCAGACCATTGTTTCCCCGTCCCCCAGGGCATGTCCGCCGCCGTCGCCGCCATGATCGAGCCGGCCGCCGTCGCCGTGCACACCGTCGAACTGGCCCGCCTGCGCCCCGGCGACACGGTCTTTGTGGCGGGCCTCGGCCCCATCGGCCTGCTCACGGCCCAGGTGGCCCGGATTTGCGGCGCCGCCGCCGTCTACGGCGCCGACCTGCTGCCCTGCCGCGTGGCGGCCGGGCGCGGGCACGGCGTGGACGAGGCGTTCCAGGCGGCCTCCGGCGGCATGGCCGCGGGGGCGCGCGCCACGGTGGACTGGCTCTTCTCCCGCACGGGCGGCCGGGGCGCGGACGTGGCCTTCGACTGCACAAACAGCTCCGACGGCATCCTGGTGGCGATGCACTGCGCGCGCCCGGCGGGCCGCGTGGTGCTCACGGGCATCAGCGGCGCGGAGGAGGACCCCGTGCCGGTCAGCGTGGCGCGGCGCAGGGGGCTGGGCGTACAATGGTGCCGCCGCTTTTTGAGCAACTACCCCGCCACTCTGGCGCTGGCCGCCTCGGGCAGGCTGGACGTGGGCTCCCTGGTCACCCATTCCTTCCCCTTGGAGCGCGCCCAGGAGGCCTTCCAGCTGGTGGCGGACTATGCGGACGGCGTGCTTAAAGCGTCCGTGGACTTCTAA
- a CDS encoding Gfo/Idh/MocA family oxidoreductase: MSKHDLTRRAFLATATTTAVVAGIARANTAQVVPRKFSPNDKVNVAAIGAGGKGKDDILSLFRLKKNVNVVALCDVDWSQTEETFYRIPDAKQYKDYRKMLEEMGDQIDACSVSTPDHTHAPAAYMAMNLGKHVYVQKPLTHTIAEARLLRETAKKTGVITQMGNQGHCGNGVRDLCEMLWAGAIGDVTEAHIWTNRPVWPQGIAEPLAEEPVPDTIDWDLWIGTAPMRPYNKGYAPFKWRGWWDFGCGAIGDMACHIMDPAFWSLKLGDAATFSVQTVSQEGMSAQTAPLKSVIKFTFPARADMQPVTVYWHDGGEKPPRPEAVPADEKLGDGDNGSLFIGTKGLITAGEYGGDARLLPAAAMKDYTKPERTIERIPGQSPYKNWVDGMLTGKPCASNFDYAGPLTEVANFGNIALHANGEEVTYDVASMKITSNPALNALLTKEYRKGWELPC, translated from the coding sequence ATGAGCAAGCACGATCTCACCCGCAGGGCCTTTCTCGCCACCGCCACCACCACGGCCGTTGTGGCCGGCATCGCCCGGGCCAACACCGCCCAGGTGGTCCCCCGCAAGTTCTCGCCGAACGACAAGGTCAACGTCGCGGCCATCGGCGCGGGCGGCAAGGGGAAGGACGACATCCTGTCCCTGTTCCGCCTGAAGAAGAACGTCAACGTCGTGGCGCTGTGCGACGTGGACTGGAGCCAGACGGAGGAGACGTTCTACCGCATTCCCGACGCGAAGCAGTACAAGGACTACCGGAAGATGCTGGAGGAGATGGGGGACCAGATTGACGCGTGCAGCGTCAGCACCCCGGACCACACCCACGCCCCGGCCGCGTACATGGCGATGAACCTGGGCAAGCATGTCTATGTCCAGAAGCCCCTCACGCACACCATCGCCGAGGCGCGCCTCCTGCGCGAGACGGCGAAGAAGACCGGCGTCATCACCCAGATGGGCAACCAGGGCCACTGCGGCAACGGCGTCCGCGACCTGTGCGAAATGCTGTGGGCCGGGGCCATCGGCGACGTGACCGAGGCGCACATCTGGACCAACCGCCCGGTGTGGCCGCAGGGAATCGCGGAGCCGCTGGCCGAGGAGCCCGTGCCCGACACGATTGACTGGGACCTCTGGATCGGCACCGCGCCCATGCGGCCCTACAACAAGGGCTACGCCCCCTTCAAGTGGCGCGGCTGGTGGGATTTCGGCTGCGGCGCCATCGGCGACATGGCCTGCCACATCATGGACCCGGCCTTCTGGTCCCTCAAGCTCGGCGACGCGGCGACCTTCAGCGTCCAGACGGTCAGCCAGGAGGGCATGTCCGCCCAGACGGCGCCCCTGAAGTCCGTCATCAAGTTCACCTTCCCCGCCCGCGCGGACATGCAGCCCGTCACGGTGTACTGGCACGACGGCGGCGAGAAGCCCCCGCGCCCCGAGGCGGTTCCGGCGGACGAGAAGCTGGGCGACGGCGACAACGGCTCCCTGTTCATCGGCACGAAGGGCCTCATCACGGCGGGCGAGTACGGCGGCGACGCGCGCCTGCTGCCCGCGGCGGCCATGAAGGACTACACCAAGCCGGAGAGGACCATCGAGCGCATTCCGGGGCAGAGCCCCTACAAGAACTGGGTGGACGGCATGCTGACCGGCAAGCCCTGCGCGAGCAACTTCGACTACGCCGGCCCCCTCACCGAGGTGGCGAACTTCGGCAACATCGCGCTGCACGCCAACGGCGAAGAAGTCACCTATGACGTCGCCTCCATGAAGATCACCAGCAACCCGGCCCTGAACGCCCTCCTGACCAAGGAGTACCGCAAGGGCTGGGAGCTTCCCTGCTGA